In Archangium violaceum, the following are encoded in one genomic region:
- a CDS encoding MBL fold metallo-hydrolase, whose product MEVRFYGVRGSIAVSGSHAARIGGNTSCLEVTSQGHRLILDAGTGIRALGEVMMREGAPQKASIFFSHLHWDHVQGFPFFTPAFLPTTELALYGPGPDGARALESVLARQMEPPNFPVPLSTMRSRMTFDAALHGRTVEVGPFKVTPFDAPHPQGCLAYRVEADGHSFVYATDMEISLATLDPRVARWMEGADALCLDAQYTPDEYNGKKGIPKKGWGHSTMVDAAQVASAVNARRLFLFHHDPAHNDDMVENMAEEARNYFAAAEPAREGKRIILGAACA is encoded by the coding sequence ATGGAAGTGCGTTTCTACGGAGTGAGGGGGAGCATCGCGGTGTCGGGGTCGCACGCGGCGCGGATCGGAGGCAACACGTCGTGCCTGGAGGTGACGAGCCAGGGGCACCGGCTCATCCTGGACGCGGGCACGGGCATCCGCGCGCTGGGCGAGGTGATGATGCGCGAGGGCGCGCCCCAGAAGGCCTCCATCTTCTTCTCGCACCTGCACTGGGACCATGTGCAGGGCTTCCCCTTCTTCACGCCGGCCTTCCTGCCCACGACGGAGCTGGCGCTGTACGGCCCGGGGCCGGACGGGGCGCGGGCGCTGGAGTCGGTGCTGGCCAGGCAGATGGAGCCCCCCAACTTCCCGGTGCCGCTGTCCACCATGCGCTCGCGGATGACGTTCGACGCGGCGCTGCACGGGCGGACAGTGGAGGTGGGGCCCTTCAAGGTGACGCCCTTCGACGCGCCGCATCCCCAGGGGTGCCTGGCCTACCGGGTGGAGGCGGACGGCCACAGCTTCGTCTACGCCACGGACATGGAGATCTCCCTGGCCACGTTGGACCCGCGCGTGGCGCGGTGGATGGAGGGCGCGGACGCGCTGTGCCTGGACGCGCAGTACACCCCGGACGAGTACAACGGGAAGAAGGGCATCCCCAAGAAGGGCTGGGGGCACTCCACCATGGTGGACGCGGCGCAGGTGGCGTCGGCGGTGAACGCGCGCCGGCTCTTCCTCTTCCACCATGATCCGGCGCACAACGACGACATGGTGGAGAACATGGCCGAGGAGGCGCGCAACTACTTCGCCGCCGCCGAGCCGGCGCGCGAGGGCAAGCGGATCATCCTCGGAGCGGCTTGTGCGTGA
- a CDS encoding sigma-54-dependent Fis family transcriptional regulator — protein MATSSDVSQVLLPIGGLVGREVDLDAFLQTLMDRIAVTMQADRGTLWLLDAARGELFSRAAHLPEVSQIRVKLGQGVAGYVAEHGEPVNMPDSRGESRFFADIDRMTGYRTTTILAVPLRDASGSLYGVLQVLNRRGGGRFTDDDVERLMAISVQASHALQSTSLYQELQRAKEQPHAPVGYFFNRIIGESEPLKVIYRLIQKAAPTDATVLLRGESGCGKELFARAVHVNGPRRDKPFVKVDCAALPASLIENELFGHEKGAFTGADHRMPGKFEAADGGTVFIDEIGELPLPVQGKLLRVLQDREFERVGGTQTLKVDVRIVAATNRDLAKMAAEGKFREDLYYRIKVVELVLPPLRERGAEDIERLTRHFIAAAAKRHRLPLPRLNAAALERLKRYRWPGNVRELENCIESAVVLCEGEILEEHLPLPKVVGAPPAVVESRDTAVDSEGNGELLPLAEVEKRHILRVLDSVKGNRTAAAKVLQIGRNTLGRKLKEYGIADEG, from the coding sequence ATGGCCACTTCCTCGGATGTCAGTCAGGTCCTGCTCCCCATTGGCGGGCTCGTCGGCCGCGAGGTCGATCTCGATGCGTTCCTCCAGACGTTGATGGATCGCATCGCGGTGACGATGCAGGCGGACCGGGGGACGCTGTGGTTGTTGGATGCCGCGCGCGGAGAGCTCTTCTCGCGCGCGGCGCACCTGCCCGAGGTGTCGCAGATCCGCGTGAAGCTGGGTCAGGGCGTGGCCGGCTACGTGGCCGAGCACGGCGAGCCCGTCAACATGCCGGACTCCCGGGGTGAGAGCCGCTTCTTCGCGGACATCGACCGGATGACGGGCTACCGCACCACCACCATCCTGGCGGTGCCGCTGCGCGACGCGAGTGGCTCCCTCTACGGCGTGCTGCAGGTGCTCAACCGCCGGGGTGGAGGGCGCTTCACGGACGATGACGTGGAGCGGCTCATGGCCATCTCGGTGCAGGCGAGCCACGCGCTGCAGAGCACGAGCCTGTACCAGGAGCTGCAGCGGGCGAAGGAGCAGCCGCACGCGCCGGTGGGCTACTTCTTCAACCGGATCATCGGTGAGTCCGAGCCCCTCAAGGTCATCTACCGGCTCATCCAGAAGGCGGCGCCGACGGATGCCACGGTGTTGCTGCGGGGCGAGAGCGGGTGCGGCAAGGAGCTGTTCGCCCGGGCGGTGCACGTCAACGGGCCGAGGCGGGACAAGCCCTTCGTGAAGGTGGACTGCGCGGCGCTGCCCGCGTCGCTGATCGAGAACGAGCTGTTCGGCCACGAGAAGGGAGCCTTCACCGGGGCGGACCACCGCATGCCGGGCAAGTTCGAGGCGGCGGATGGCGGCACGGTGTTCATCGACGAGATTGGCGAGCTGCCGCTGCCGGTGCAGGGCAAGCTGCTGCGGGTGCTGCAGGACCGGGAGTTCGAGCGGGTGGGCGGCACGCAGACGTTGAAGGTGGACGTGCGGATCGTCGCGGCCACGAATCGGGATCTGGCGAAGATGGCGGCGGAGGGGAAGTTCCGAGAGGACCTGTACTACCGCATCAAGGTGGTGGAGCTGGTCCTGCCCCCGCTGCGAGAGCGGGGCGCGGAGGACATCGAGCGGCTGACGCGGCACTTCATCGCGGCGGCGGCGAAGCGGCACCGGCTGCCGTTGCCCAGGTTGAACGCCGCGGCGCTCGAGCGGCTGAAGCGCTACCGCTGGCCGGGCAACGTGCGCGAGCTGGAGAACTGCATCGAGAGCGCGGTGGTGCTGTGCGAGGGGGAGATCCTCGAGGAGCACCTGCCGCTGCCGAAGGTGGTCGGCGCGCCCCCGGCCGTGGTGGAGAGCAGGGACACGGCGGTGGACTCGGAGGGCAACGGCGAGCTGCTGCCGCTGGCCGAGGTGGAGAAGCGACACATCTTGCGGGTGCTGGACTCGGTGAAAGGCAACCGGACGGCGGCGGCGAAGGTGCTGCAGATCGGCCGCAACACGCTGGGCCGGAAGCTGAAGGAGTACGGGATCGCTGACGAGGGTTGA
- a CDS encoding prohibitin family protein gives MTRMDLRMLGVLVLLALSVVQGCACHSTDSNEVGVLTRKFTLVGSRGVQPETYAPGATYFFFPPFSTDWNTFETKLQNLRMRIKGDEEKGRSDDIEFKTVDGNDIAVDVTVAWRIDPAKAPHLVQKVGRSTLDVENRLMRPATRALVRDALNVLRSEDFYTADKRFAAAESARKLMEDALAPEGVIVEQVILQEHRFNPEYEKVIREKKLAEQTAEKLRSEAQAAAEEAKRNLESAKGTVSQKIAQAQGELEQTKLAADAELVRATNEATAILKEAEAKSKGIAKENEALAGAGGRTMVKLRIAEALQGKQIIFIPSGRGGATLQTMDMNQILSQYAVSKSAQSSANNGQ, from the coding sequence ATGACGCGCATGGACTTGAGGATGCTGGGGGTGTTGGTGCTGCTGGCGCTGTCGGTGGTGCAGGGGTGCGCGTGCCACTCGACGGACTCGAACGAGGTGGGCGTGCTCACGCGGAAGTTCACGCTGGTGGGCTCGCGAGGCGTGCAGCCGGAGACGTACGCACCGGGCGCGACGTACTTCTTCTTCCCGCCGTTCTCCACGGACTGGAACACCTTCGAGACGAAGCTTCAGAACCTGCGGATGCGGATAAAGGGGGATGAGGAGAAGGGCCGGAGCGACGACATCGAGTTCAAGACGGTGGATGGCAACGACATCGCGGTGGACGTGACGGTGGCCTGGCGGATCGATCCGGCGAAGGCGCCGCACCTGGTCCAGAAGGTGGGGCGCTCCACGCTGGACGTGGAGAACCGGCTGATGCGGCCGGCGACACGAGCGCTGGTGCGGGACGCGTTGAACGTGCTGCGCTCGGAGGACTTCTACACCGCGGACAAGCGCTTCGCGGCGGCGGAGAGCGCGCGCAAGCTGATGGAGGATGCGCTCGCGCCCGAGGGGGTCATCGTGGAGCAGGTGATCCTGCAGGAGCACCGCTTCAATCCCGAGTACGAGAAGGTGATTCGGGAGAAGAAGCTGGCGGAGCAGACGGCGGAGAAGCTGCGCTCGGAGGCGCAGGCGGCGGCGGAGGAGGCCAAGCGCAACCTGGAGTCGGCCAAGGGCACGGTGTCACAGAAGATCGCCCAGGCGCAGGGAGAGCTGGAGCAGACGAAGCTGGCGGCGGACGCGGAGCTGGTGAGAGCCACCAACGAGGCGACGGCGATCCTCAAGGAAGCCGAGGCGAAGTCGAAGGGCATCGCCAAGGAGAACGAGGCGCTGGCGGGAGCGGGCGGCCGGACGATGGTGAAGCTGCGCATCGCCGAGGCGCTTCAAGGCAAACAGATCATCTTCATTCCCAGCGGGCGCGGCGGAGCCACGCTCCAGACGATGGACATGAACCAGATCCTCTCGCAGTACGCGGTGAGCAAGAGCGCACAGAGCTCCGCGAACAACGGACAGTGA
- a CDS encoding peptidylprolyl isomerase produces MKFSQGAVSLLLLVCACKESGSGTPPKQEPVVARVGDSTITLQELKARLDEQPPAIRARYTTAERKKEFLENQIRVELLAQEARKQGLDKDPEVLASLERLMVQKLLQKHAATLENQPVSEAELQKYYQEHLSDFGSPDGTLAFDMVRTRIEARLKMERRSRAIDDLIANLKKSTPVEIDDKVLEQVDVQGADPKAP; encoded by the coding sequence ATGAAGTTCTCCCAGGGCGCCGTTTCACTCCTGTTATTGGTTTGTGCATGCAAGGAGTCCGGATCCGGCACGCCACCGAAGCAAGAACCCGTCGTGGCACGGGTGGGTGACAGCACCATCACGCTCCAGGAGCTCAAGGCCCGGCTCGATGAGCAGCCGCCCGCCATTCGCGCGCGCTACACCACCGCCGAGCGCAAGAAGGAGTTCCTCGAGAACCAGATCCGCGTCGAGCTGCTCGCGCAGGAGGCCCGCAAGCAGGGGCTGGACAAGGATCCCGAGGTCCTGGCCTCCCTCGAGCGGCTGATGGTCCAGAAGCTCCTCCAGAAGCATGCCGCGACTCTCGAGAATCAGCCCGTGAGCGAGGCGGAGCTCCAGAAGTACTACCAGGAGCACCTCTCGGATTTCGGGAGCCCCGACGGCACGCTGGCCTTCGACATGGTCCGTACGCGCATCGAGGCCCGCCTCAAGATGGAGCGGCGCTCGCGGGCCATCGACGACCTCATCGCCAACCTCAAGAAGAGCACCCCCGTCGAGATCGACGACAAGGTGCTGGAGCAGGTCGACGTCCAGGGGGCTGATCCCAAGGCGCCCTAG
- a CDS encoding GlxA family transcriptional regulator: MVRDIGFLVFPSFQILDLTGPVSVFEAPTIQSEEPGPYRMQLLSEHGGSIESSSGVTIMTRPFGETLPDTLMVVGGAGTFGAMESPAVLDFLRAAAASSRRVASVCSGAFILAAAGLLDGRRATTHWRFAAQLQRLFPRVRVDAEPIFIQDGPIWTAAGVSSGIDLSLALLEEDLGLEASRAAARDLVVYHRRPGGQSQFSTLLELDPPSDRIRLALTFAREHLHEPLNVERLAQVACLSPRQFGRAFLAETGQTPAKAVEQLRAEAARVRIETSLEPIEQVARAVGFSDPERMRRAFLRVFGQPPQAIRRGARRSGASP, encoded by the coding sequence ATGGTTCGAGACATTGGCTTTCTCGTCTTCCCCTCGTTCCAGATCCTGGACCTGACCGGACCGGTGTCCGTGTTCGAGGCGCCGACGATCCAATCCGAGGAACCCGGTCCCTACCGGATGCAGCTGCTGTCCGAGCACGGAGGCTCGATCGAGAGCTCCTCGGGCGTCACCATCATGACGCGACCGTTCGGCGAGACCCTGCCCGACACGCTCATGGTCGTGGGCGGGGCTGGAACCTTCGGGGCGATGGAATCGCCCGCGGTGCTGGACTTCCTGCGGGCCGCCGCGGCGTCATCACGGCGGGTCGCGAGCGTCTGTTCCGGCGCCTTCATCCTGGCCGCCGCGGGTCTGCTCGACGGCCGGCGCGCGACCACCCACTGGAGATTCGCGGCACAATTGCAGCGCCTCTTCCCCCGTGTCCGCGTCGACGCGGAGCCCATCTTCATCCAGGACGGCCCCATCTGGACGGCGGCGGGGGTCAGCTCCGGGATCGATCTCTCGCTCGCCCTGCTCGAAGAGGATCTCGGCCTCGAGGCCTCGCGCGCCGCGGCTCGCGATCTGGTGGTCTATCACCGCCGTCCAGGGGGCCAGTCCCAGTTCTCCACGCTGCTCGAGCTGGACCCGCCATCGGATCGCATCCGCCTGGCGCTGACCTTCGCACGCGAGCACCTTCATGAGCCCCTGAACGTCGAGCGGCTCGCCCAGGTGGCGTGCCTCAGCCCGCGTCAGTTCGGGCGGGCGTTCCTCGCCGAGACCGGACAGACTCCCGCCAAGGCGGTCGAGCAGCTCCGCGCCGAAGCGGCTCGGGTGCGCATCGAGACCAGCCTCGAACCCATCGAGCAGGTGGCTCGGGCGGTGGGCTTCTCCGATCCGGAGCGGATGCGCCGGGCCTTCCTCCGCGTCTTCGGGCAGCCGCCCCAGGCCATCCGGAGGGGGGCGCGGCGCTCCGGGGCGAGCCCGTGA
- a CDS encoding SPFH domain-containing protein, protein MKLSGERIVAALKQPRTRVLWPLGVAFFAGLFAYNACTVYVRPYQVGVKQVILGGEKGIRETVYRPGLHWVTPGAERMHLFPSDLQLLEMADNAAEVGEGADHRVVRAIKIQTSEGYTVSADVTVLYRIEDPYRVITQIGPGRLYEDSAVIPRAEQVLRRTLGEMDADDFYKGDRRDKAVSQAQKLLITELEPKGIKVTHVLLRQYRYDSRYQQAIEQRKIQDQSVFKNMAETAAAQAEADKNRIIAEGQAKVQVELARGDAEVAKLRSEAELYRRTQAAQGDLVVKLAKAKGIELENVALRGAGSENMVGLKMADVLGGTQVIVVPTDGEGGVNPLDLNAALKRFDVKGL, encoded by the coding sequence ATGAAGTTGTCGGGAGAGCGGATTGTCGCGGCCCTGAAGCAGCCGAGGACCCGGGTGCTGTGGCCGCTGGGAGTGGCGTTCTTCGCGGGCCTCTTCGCGTACAACGCGTGCACCGTCTACGTGCGGCCGTACCAGGTGGGGGTGAAGCAGGTCATCCTCGGAGGGGAGAAGGGCATCCGCGAGACGGTGTACCGGCCGGGCCTGCACTGGGTGACACCGGGTGCGGAGCGCATGCACCTGTTCCCCAGTGATTTGCAGTTGCTGGAGATGGCGGACAACGCGGCCGAGGTGGGTGAGGGCGCGGACCACCGGGTGGTGCGGGCCATCAAAATCCAGACGTCCGAGGGCTACACGGTCTCGGCGGACGTCACGGTGCTCTACCGCATCGAGGATCCGTACAGGGTGATCACCCAGATCGGACCGGGGCGGCTGTACGAGGACTCGGCGGTGATTCCGCGCGCGGAGCAGGTGCTGCGGCGGACGCTGGGCGAGATGGACGCGGATGACTTCTACAAGGGAGACAGGCGCGACAAGGCCGTGTCCCAGGCGCAGAAGCTGTTGATCACGGAGCTGGAGCCCAAGGGCATCAAGGTGACGCACGTGCTGCTGCGCCAGTACCGGTACGACTCGCGCTACCAGCAGGCGATCGAGCAGCGGAAGATCCAGGACCAGTCGGTCTTCAAGAACATGGCGGAGACCGCGGCGGCGCAGGCCGAGGCGGACAAGAACCGGATCATCGCCGAGGGCCAGGCGAAGGTGCAGGTGGAGCTGGCGCGCGGAGACGCGGAGGTGGCCAAGCTGCGCTCGGAGGCGGAGCTGTACCGACGCACCCAGGCGGCGCAGGGCGACCTGGTGGTGAAGCTGGCCAAGGCGAAGGGGATCGAGCTGGAGAACGTGGCGCTGCGCGGCGCGGGCAGCGAGAACATGGTGGGCCTGAAGATGGCGGATGTGCTGGGCGGCACGCAGGTCATCGTGGTGCCCACGGACGGGGAGGGTGGGGTGAATCCGCTGGATCTCAACGCGGCGCTCAAGCGCTTCGACGTGAAGGGGCTGTGA
- a CDS encoding DJ-1/PfpI family protein gives MASSLVIVFPLFPGVTYLDFMGPQTAFSMIPGVKQIFASVGGQPVSEGSLTLAPLARLEDLERCDVLCVPGGFVAKAMQDRIFMDAIRRLASTARYVTSVCTGSLLLGAAGLLEGRRAACHWSMRDLLPLFGAIPDPGRVVRDGHVVTGGGITAGIDFGLTLAAELADPAIAQTVQLTMEYAPEPPFNAGRPEAVSEEIVARVQTLTVENGMDMPAEYALVQRVAADYRRGSAPAA, from the coding sequence ATGGCTTCATCCCTCGTCATCGTTTTTCCTCTCTTCCCGGGCGTGACGTATCTGGATTTCATGGGGCCGCAGACTGCGTTCTCGATGATTCCCGGCGTGAAGCAGATCTTCGCCTCCGTGGGAGGGCAACCGGTCAGCGAGGGCTCCCTGACCCTCGCTCCCCTAGCCCGGTTGGAGGACCTGGAGCGGTGCGATGTGCTCTGTGTGCCGGGCGGTTTCGTCGCGAAGGCGATGCAAGACCGCATCTTCATGGACGCGATCCGCCGGTTGGCGTCCACGGCCCGCTACGTCACGTCCGTGTGCACGGGCTCGTTGCTCCTGGGCGCCGCGGGGCTGCTCGAGGGCCGGCGGGCGGCGTGCCATTGGTCCATGCGCGACCTGCTGCCCCTCTTCGGCGCCATCCCGGATCCCGGCCGCGTGGTGCGTGACGGCCATGTCGTGACGGGCGGTGGCATCACCGCGGGGATCGACTTCGGACTGACGCTCGCGGCCGAGCTGGCCGACCCGGCCATCGCGCAGACCGTCCAGCTCACGATGGAATACGCTCCCGAGCCCCCCTTCAACGCCGGGCGTCCCGAGGCGGTCTCGGAGGAGATCGTGGCCCGGGTCCAGACCCTCACCGTGGAGAACGGGATGGACATGCCCGCGGAGTACGCCCTCGTGCAGCGAGTGGCGGCGGACTACCGCCGTGGCTCGGCTCCGGCCGCGTAG
- a CDS encoding ATP-binding protein, with translation MSPIHQERARSHPQSLRPPTDRHEASARRSLSLALVLATVVGVVLTLGLLRFEQMARQGHEREALVQQAARASKLASELESQLHASKQLVDTLASLAGPLREQRELEELLRRVLASAPERTAYGLGVWFEPGQFKPGVRLMGPYIHRNEDERGGPPVLTYEWSHPAYDYPRRPWYEQARRLPGDIVISEPYLEVDQRTYESLTRAFFDDQGRLRGVVSVDIRLPQVQEVVRQANVSDAESFYVVSRAGVLIAHPQEGSLFAWAREHGSPIRSISELSLENLRAWEHEHGLDRGRHTIHVPVSNAGWQVFASTREATLFSAVRHQRWLVGALGVVLWAGLGASGVAMARSERTRVLARTLTERQQREEERRRLLAQVRQRSAELQAIIENMVEAVIVADADGNITLANRAALVLFGTSSYEGDRVDTGYQALYPIHSLDGQLIPYDDLPLPRALRGEQVDDTDLLFSPPQRNRQLAVRLNAAPIRNESGQVVAAVSVWRDITQAVELERLQGDFVRMAAHEMKTPLAVMKSFAQLASRTEKPTPSLRRALEGINRGVNRMDRVIRTLLDASQLHLGQMHFEKEVVELRELMEAAAARIATLHPGNPVHVRPGPEARVLGDRARLAQVLTELLDNAARYSPEGYPVEVALTPDGDEVELSIHDEGIGIPEDRRQRVFDRFYRAHAGTPHDRGGMGLGLYLSRGIVLHHGGRMELESREGEGTRVRVRLPRLAEQHPTPERATFGMELH, from the coding sequence TTGTCTCCCATCCACCAGGAGCGCGCACGCTCCCATCCTCAGTCCCTCCGCCCCCCCACCGACCGCCACGAGGCATCCGCGCGCCGGTCGCTCTCGCTCGCCCTGGTACTGGCCACGGTGGTGGGCGTGGTGCTCACGCTCGGACTGCTCAGGTTCGAGCAGATGGCCCGCCAGGGACACGAGCGCGAGGCCCTCGTTCAGCAGGCAGCCCGTGCCAGCAAGCTGGCTTCCGAGCTGGAATCCCAGCTCCATGCCTCGAAGCAGCTCGTGGACACACTGGCCTCGCTCGCTGGCCCTCTCAGGGAGCAGCGCGAGCTCGAGGAGTTGCTGCGCCGGGTGCTCGCCTCCGCCCCGGAGCGCACCGCCTATGGGCTCGGGGTGTGGTTCGAACCCGGCCAGTTCAAGCCCGGGGTGCGCCTCATGGGCCCCTACATCCACCGGAACGAGGATGAGCGAGGGGGGCCCCCGGTCCTCACCTATGAATGGTCCCACCCCGCCTACGACTATCCTCGTCGCCCCTGGTACGAACAGGCACGGAGGCTGCCTGGGGACATCGTCATCTCCGAGCCCTACCTCGAGGTGGACCAACGCACCTACGAGTCCCTGACGCGGGCCTTCTTCGATGACCAGGGCCGGTTGAGGGGGGTAGTGAGCGTGGACATCCGCCTCCCCCAGGTTCAGGAGGTGGTCCGCCAGGCCAACGTCTCCGACGCGGAGAGCTTCTATGTCGTCAGCCGTGCCGGCGTGCTCATCGCGCATCCCCAGGAGGGCTCACTCTTCGCCTGGGCCCGCGAGCACGGGAGCCCCATTCGGAGCATCTCCGAGCTCTCGCTCGAGAACCTGCGCGCCTGGGAGCACGAGCACGGGCTGGATCGCGGTCGGCACACCATCCACGTGCCCGTCTCGAATGCCGGCTGGCAGGTGTTCGCCTCGACGCGAGAGGCCACGCTCTTCTCGGCCGTGCGCCACCAGCGGTGGCTGGTGGGGGCCCTGGGCGTGGTGCTCTGGGCGGGGCTGGGAGCCAGCGGCGTGGCCATGGCCCGCTCGGAACGGACCCGGGTCCTGGCCCGCACGCTCACCGAGCGCCAGCAGCGGGAGGAAGAGCGGCGGCGGCTGCTCGCCCAGGTCCGGCAGCGCTCGGCGGAGCTCCAGGCCATCATCGAGAACATGGTCGAGGCCGTCATCGTGGCCGACGCCGATGGCAACATCACCCTCGCCAACCGTGCCGCGCTGGTGCTCTTCGGGACCTCCTCATACGAGGGGGACCGGGTGGATACCGGGTACCAGGCCCTCTACCCCATCCATAGCCTGGATGGGCAGCTCATTCCCTATGACGACCTGCCCCTGCCCCGGGCCCTGCGGGGCGAGCAGGTGGACGACACGGACCTGCTCTTCTCCCCGCCCCAGCGCAACCGGCAGCTCGCCGTGCGGCTCAATGCCGCCCCCATCCGCAATGAGTCGGGCCAGGTCGTCGCCGCCGTGTCGGTGTGGCGCGACATCACCCAGGCCGTCGAGCTGGAGCGCCTCCAGGGCGACTTCGTGAGGATGGCCGCGCACGAGATGAAGACACCGTTGGCGGTGATGAAGTCCTTCGCCCAGCTCGCCTCGCGGACGGAGAAGCCAACGCCCTCGCTGCGCCGGGCACTCGAGGGGATCAACCGCGGTGTGAATCGGATGGACCGGGTCATCCGCACGCTGCTGGACGCCTCCCAGCTCCACCTCGGTCAGATGCACTTCGAGAAGGAGGTGGTGGAGCTGCGCGAGCTGATGGAGGCCGCCGCCGCGCGCATCGCCACCCTCCACCCGGGCAACCCGGTGCACGTGCGGCCAGGGCCGGAAGCACGGGTGCTCGGGGATCGCGCGAGGCTGGCGCAGGTGCTCACCGAGCTGTTGGACAACGCCGCGCGCTACTCACCCGAGGGGTACCCGGTGGAGGTGGCCCTCACCCCGGACGGAGACGAGGTGGAGCTCTCCATCCACGACGAGGGCATCGGCATCCCGGAGGATCGGCGACAGCGCGTCTTCGATCGCTTCTACCGGGCCCACGCGGGGACGCCTCATGACCGCGGCGGCATGGGCCTGGGGCTGTACCTGTCGCGGGGCATCGTCCTGCATCACGGCGGCCGGATGGAGCTGGAGAGCCGGGAGGGAGAAGGGACCCGCGTGCGCGTCCGCCTGCCGCGTCTGGCCGAGCAGCACCCCACCCCGGAGCGGGCCACCTTTGGGATGGAGCTCCATTGA